Proteins from a single region of Styela clava chromosome 1, kaStyClav1.hap1.2, whole genome shotgun sequence:
- the LOC144425119 gene encoding uncharacterized protein LOC144425119: protein MSLSISPDNLRYTQDSISSNFKNGGSIEKAINNVAKGVLSVESFPRMKVYHFAGQFWCRSNRRLYVMKELQLRGHLKEIVVKYVGEKLHYRRYFTTKTAGKSIRVRKRPRIANSDLLDSSFANLTLTADQYDDPYNDQYDEPYDDPYNDQYDDPYDDPYDDPYNDQYDDPYDDPYNDQYDDPYDDPYDDPYDDPYDDTCNDQYDDPYNDQYDDPYKDQYDDAYNDQYDDPYDDPYNDQYDDPYDDQYDDPYDDQHNNQYGDPYDDQHNNQYDDPYDDQYDDPYDDQHNNQYDDPYDDQHNNQYDDPNEDQHNNQYDDPYDDQHNNQYDDPYDDQHNNQYDDPNDDQHNNQYDDPYDDQHNNQYDDPYDDQHNNQYDDPNDDQHNNQYDDPYDDQHNNQYDDPYDDQHNTQYDDPNEDQHNNQYDDPYDDQHNNQYDDPYDDQYNDPYDDQYDDPYDDPYNDQ, encoded by the exons atgagcCTTAGCATAAGTCCTGATAACTTGCGATACACTCAAGATTCAATAAGCTCAAACTTCAAAAATGGCGGGAGCATCGAGAAAGCCATTAATAACGTTGCCAAAGGAGTATTGTCAGTTGAATCTTTTCCTCGAATGAAGGTTTACCATTTTGCTGGACAATTTTGGTGCCGAAGCAACAGGAGACTGTACGTTATGAAA GAGCTGCAACTGCGGGGGCATTTAAAAGAAATCGTTGTTAAATACGTGGGGGAAAAGCTACATTATAGAAGATATTTTACGACAAAAACAGCCGGAAAAAGTATCAGAGTTCGAAAACGGCCAAGAATCGCTAATTCAGACCTATTGGACTCATCATTTGCAAATTTAACTCTTACTGCTGACCAATATGATGACCCATACAATGACCAATATGATGAGCCATATGATGACCCATACAATGACCAATATGATGATCCATACGATGACCCATATGATGATCCATACAATGACCAATATGATGACCCATATGATGATCCATACAATGACCAATATGATGACCCATACGATGACCCATATGATGACCCATACGATGACCCATATGATGATACATGCAATGACCAATATGATGACCCATACAATGACCAATATGATGACCCATACAAGGACCAATATGATGATGCATACAATGACCAATATGATGACCCATATGATGACCCATACAATGACCAATATGATGACCCATACGATGACCAATATGATGACCCATACGATGACCAACATAATAACCAATATGGTGACCCATACGATGACCAACACAATAATCAATATGATGACCCATACGATGACCAATATGATGACCCATACGATGACCAACATAATAACCAATATGATGACCCATACGATGACCAGCATAATAACCAATATGATGACCCAAACGAGGACCAACATAATAACCAATATGATGACCCATACGATGACCAACATAATAATCAATATGATGACCCATACGATGACCAGCATAATAACCAATATGATGACCCAAACGATGACCAACATAATAACCAATATGATGACCCATACGATGACCAACATAATAATCAATACGATGACCCATACGATGACCAGCATAATAACCAATATGATGACCCAAACGATGACCAACATAATAACCAATATGATGACCCATACGATGACCAACATAATAATCAATATGATGACCCATACGATGACCAGCATAATACCCAATATGATGACCCAAACGAGGACCAACATAATAACCAATATGATGACCCATACGATGACCAACATAATAATCAATATGATGACCCATATGATGACCAATATAATGACCCATACGATGACCAATATGATGACCCATATGATGATCCATACAATGACCAATAA
- the LOC120343873 gene encoding uncharacterized protein LOC120343873 yields the protein MRVSISPDSLRYTQDSISSNFKNGKSLEKAINDVAKRVLSVESFPVMEVYSLGGKFWCRNNRRLYVMKELQMRGHLEEIVVDYVGERPHNRRYFTTKTIGKSIRVRRGRFRTINADTLFSSFVYLTLTDDDFILD from the exons ATGAGAGTTAGCATAAGTCCTGATAGCTTGCGATATACTCAAGATTCGATAAGTTCCAACTTCAAAAATGGCAAAAGCCTAGAGAAAGCCATTAATGACGTTGCCAAAAGAGTATTGTCAGTTGAATCTTTTCCTGTAATGGAGGTTTACAGTTTGGGTGGAAAATTTTGGTGCCGAAACAATAGGAGACTGTACGTTATGAAA GAGCTGCAAATGCGGGGACATTTAGAAGAAATCGTTGTTGACTACGTGGGGGAAAGGCCACATAATAGAAGATATTTTACGACAAAAACAATCGGGAAAAGTATACGAGTTCGGAGAGGACGGTTCAGAACTATTAATGCAGACACATTATTCTCCTCATTTGTATACTTGACACTTACAGATGACGATTTTATTTTAGACTGA
- the LOC120343862 gene encoding uncharacterized protein LOC120343862: MKRVKATTPDKLRYTQVSISSNFKNGGSIDEAINDVAVGVLSVDVFPRMEVYRFDDKFWCRNNRRLYVMKELQKRGHLDEIVVDYVGEKPHNGRYFTTKTAGESIRVRRGRSGIVNVRSGRFRTLNADTLLSSFAFLTLTNDEADNDIILDW, encoded by the exons ATGAAAAGGGTTAAGGCTACCACTCCAGATAAACTGCGATACACGCAAGTTTCAATAAGTTCAAACTTCAAAAATGGCGGAAGTATCGACGAAGCCATTAATGACGTTGCTGTCGGGGTATTATCAGTTGATGTTTTTCCTCGAATGGAAGTTTATCGATTTGATGATAAATTTTGGTGTCGAAACAATAGGAGACTGTACGTTATGAAA GAGCTGCAAAAGCGGGGGCATTTAGACGAAATTGTAGTTGACTACGTGGGAGAAAAGCCGCATAATGGAAGATATTTTACGACAAAAACAGCCGGCGAAAGTATACGAGTTCGCAGAGGACGGTCAGGAATTGTTAATGTACGAAGCGGAAGGTTCAGAACTCTTAATGCAGACACATTACTCTCTTCATTTGCATTCTTGACTCTTACAAATGACGAAGCTGATAACGATATTATTTTAGACTGGTAA
- the LOC120343852 gene encoding uncharacterized protein LOC120343852, producing MSLIISPDNLRYTQDSISCVFKNGRGIERAIIDVAKGVSSVHDFPLMEVYSFAGKFWCRNNRRLYVMKELQRRGHLKEIIVDYVGEKSHNRRYFSTITAGKSIRVRRGRSRIAYLQFAFPKLTITDDEDTDEYDDEDTDEYDDEDTDEYDDEDTDEDTDEYDDVGTDEYDDVGTEEYDDEDTDGYDDEDTDEDTDEDTDEYDDEDTDEYDGEDSDEDDADYRWRRIY from the exons atgagtcTTATCATAAGTCCTGATAACCTGCGATACACTCAAGATTCAATAAGCTGCGTCTTCAAAAATGGCAGAGGCATCGAAAGAGCGATTATTGACGTTGCCAAAGGAGTATCGTCAGTGCATGATTTTCCTTTAATGGAGGTTTACAGTTTTGCTGGAAAATTTTGGTGTCGGAACAACAGGAGACTGTACGTTATGAAA GAGCTACAAAGGCGGGGGCATTTAAAAGAAATCATTGTTGACTACGTAGGAGAAAAGTCACATAATAGAAgatattttagtacaataacaGCCGGAAAAAGTATAAGAGTTCGCAGAGGACGGTCAAGAATTGCTTATTTACAATTCGCATTTCCAAAGTTAACGATTACTGATGACGAAGATACTGACGAATATGATGACGAAGATACTGACGAATATGATGACGAGGATACTGACGAATATGATGACGAAGATACTGACGAAGATACTGACGAATATGATGACGTAGGTACTGACGAATATGATGACGTAGGTACTGAAGAATATGATGACGAAGATACTGACGGCTATGATGACGAAGATACTGACGAAGATACTGACGAAGATACTGACGAATATGATGACGAAGATACCGACGAATATGATGGCGAAGATTCTGACGAAGATGATGCCGATTACAGATGGCGGCGAATATATTGA